TTCAAATGGTCGGAAGTAGACGGCCTGCAAGACTGGGACTTGCTGACTCCGAAACAGCGTGAAATCTTCTTCTGCCGTGACGGACTGGAATCCATGTCCTCACAAAAGAATGCGCTTATCAAACGGGTAGGCGAAGATATCTATCAGAAATATTACCTGAACAGCGGTAATGAAGCCCGCATCAAAAAGGCGTATGACAGTCGTGACCCGCGTCTGCAACAGACCGTCGTCACTCCTTATGTACCGGTAGACTGCTACAAACCTAATTACGCAGGAGATGCCAACCAGATCGGTAAACAACTCCGTTGGCCGTTGAAGGAGCAGGGCACGAATGGTGGAGACTTCTGGCTCGATAAACGTACTTCTGCTTTCTACTGCTATCGCAAGTACAATGAGTTTGAGAAAGGCCGTTTGATTAGCCGGAGCCGTTGTCATACCGACTGGCCGTTGATTCGCTATACCGATGTACTGTTGCAGTATGCCGAAGCATTGGCGCAGACCGATCAGTTGGGAGAAGCCATCCGCCTGGTGAATAAAGTGCGTACCCGTGCCCACATGCCTGCACTGACAGAGGGCGGAAGCGGCCCGTGCGCAGTGAACGGAAATGAAGACATGCTCGAAAGGATACGTTACGAACGTCGCGTGGAATTCTGTCTGGAAGGAATCAACTTCTTCGATGAAGTACGTTGGGGAACCTACAAAGAAACCAAATTCCAGGGGAAAGACATCAATGGCGGCAAATCCTGGTGGGGCGAACTGGTAGAGTATAACTGGTATTACACCGATTACATGTGGCCGTGGACTGCTCCTATCTCTGAAACGCAAAAGAACCCGAACCTGACTAAACGAAGCGGTTGGGCGTATTAATCATAAAGATTTGAATAAGGATGAAGAAAATACTTTTACTATTACTCATTTTTGTATCCGGTTGCACGGGTGTAGTTGCGCAACAGTTTGATTATGGCAAGATAGCGCCTCATCCCCGGTTGTTATTACCGGCGGGAGGAGAAGAAGCCATCAGGAAAGCCATTGCGGAGTATCCCCCGTTGGCCACTGTTCACCAGCGTATCATGGAACATTGCGACCGGACACTTACGGAACCACCTGTGGAACGTATCAAAGAGGGTAAACGCCTGCTGGCGATTTCGCGCATCGCGCTGAAGCGTATCTACTACCTGTCTTACGCTTACCGTATGACGGGAGAACGGAAATACGCTCTCCGTGCAGAACAGGAGATGCTGGCCGTCAGTCGTTTCACCGACTGGAACCCCACTCATTTCCTGGATGTGGGTGAGATGGTAATGGCATTGGCTATCGGTTATGACTGGCTGTACGATTCTTTGCAGCCCGACACTCGCCGGGTGGTGCGCGAAGCAATCATCGCGAAAGGCTTCGATGCGGCAAAGAACACCCGTCATGCCTGGTTCTATACAGCCAAGAACAACTGGAATTCCGTATGTAATAGTGGATTGGCGTATGGCGCGCTGGCTCTTTTTGAAGAGATTCCGGAAGTATCGAAAGGCATCATTGAGAAATGCATGGAGACAAATCCGAAAGCGATGGTAGGTTATGGCCCCGACGGAGGTTATCCCGAAGGGTTCGGATATTGGGGGTACGGGACAAGTTTTCAGGTAATGCTCATTGCTGCGCTCGAAAGTGCTTTCGGCACAGACAATGGGCTCTCCCAAGCCCCCGGCTTCATGGAGTCTGCCCGTTTCATGCAGTATATGACGGCTCCGGGCGGAGACTGTTTCTGTTTCTCGGACTCTCCGGTAGAGGCGGAATGCAACATGATGATGTTCTGGTTTGCAGGCAAGGCAAAAGACCTTTCCCTGTTGTGGATCGAACGTCAGTATCTCGACCGGGCGGATATGCCGTTTGCCGAAGACCGTTTACTGCCCAGCCTGATGGTGTTCTGTTCGCAGCTCGATTTGAAGCATATCGGCAAGCCGAAGAAAAACTTCTGGTTCAGTCGCGGAGATACACCTGTGTTTATCTACCGTGGCGGATGGGACAGCAAGGAAGATACCTATCTGGGAGTGAAAGGGGGGTCGCCTTCTACCTCTCATGCGCACATGGATGCCGGTTCGTTTATCTTCGAGAGAGACGGGGTGCGTTGGGCGATGGACTTGGGTATGCAGAGTTACATCACGCTTGAAAGTAAGGGAGTAGACCTGTGGAATATGTCGCAGAACGGACAACGTTGGGAAGTATTCCGGCTAAGTAATGTTGCTCACAACACCCTGACGATTAACGGCGAACGGCATTTGGTAGAGAGCAATGCTCCAATCACCCGTACTTTTGAATCGAAGAAACAGAAAGGGGCGGAAGTAGACCTGTCGAGTGTGTTTGCCAACAGTGTGAAGAAAGCCGTCCGCACCGTGATATTGGATCGGAAAGACCACCTGGAAGTAACCGACCGGTTGCAGACGGGAGACAAAGAAGCTGCCGTATCCTGGATCATGGTCACTCCGGCAGAAGCCAAAATTACAGGCAAGAACCGGATGGAATTAACCAAAGACGGACAACGGATGCTATTGACGGTAGATGCCGATACGGAAGTAGAAATGAAAACCTGGTCGAACGTGCCCCCGCATGAATATGATTTCCGCAATCCGGGAACCATCCGCGTGGGCTTTGAGACGGTGATTCCTGCCAATCGTGCCGTGCAACTGAAAGTACGACTTATTCCTTTGAAGTAGTAATACAAATAAATTCATTGAACCATGAAAACGATTCTTTTTAAAACAATCATCATAGCTTTCTTTGTAGGAACAGCCGTTAGTTGTTCCGATGAAGATGAGAACAGATTCCGTCCGGGATCTACCCATGAGAAACCGAATCCCACGGAGCCGGAGGGCGGACTGGATTATTCCAAACTGACTGCGGACAATCATCCCCGCCTGTTGATGAATGCCGAAGCCTTCACTGCGCTGAAAGCCAAAGTGGATGCTAATTCGAGTGCCAATCTGACCTTGCTCCATAATACCATTATGAGTGTATGCAACAGCAAAGGAATGAACGCCACGGCACTGACTTATAAATTGGATGCCAGCAACAAACGTATCCTCGATGTATCCCGCGACGCGTTGCTGCGCATTTTCACCTGTGCTTATGCCTACCGGATGACCGGCGATGCCAAATACCTGACTAAAGCGGAGACGGATATGAACGCTGTCTGCAACTTTCCCGACTGGAACTCGAAACGCCACTTTCTCGATGTGGGCGAAATGGCTACGGCTGTTGCATTCGGCTACGACTGGCTCTACAACGAACTAAGTGCAGCCACCCGTACGAAAGCGGCCAACGCACTGTTGAAGTTTGCCTTCCAACAGGCGCAGAACAAGAACTGGAACCTCAACTTCTACGAAGCCACCAACAACTGGAACCAGGTTTGTAATGGCGGACTGGTCTGTGCGGCACTGGCTTCCTATGAAAACAATCCTTCCGAAGCAAAGGACATGATTGAAAAAGCATTAGAATCCAACAAACCTGCATTGGAAGTGATGTACTCTCCCGACGGCAACTATCCGGAGGGCAGCGGTTACTGGTGTTACGGCACGCTTTATCAGGTATTGATGCTTGCCGCCCTCAACAGTACGCTCGGCACGGATAACGGGCTTTCCGATACACCGGGATTCTCCAAAACGGCAGAGTATATGCTGTATATGACAGGCTTGAACAGCAAGTTCTTTAATTATTCCGACTGTGCCCCCTCCTCTACTGCGGCATTGGCTTCGTGGTGGTTTGCCGATAAATACAGTAATCCATCCTTATTATATAATGAGCTGAAAATGTTGAAGAACGGCGAATACGCTTCCTGTGCCGAAAACCGCCTGTTGCCGATGATTATGGCGTTTGCCAATAATCTGAATCTGGACGCAATCTCCGCTCCTTCCAATAAACTATGGAGTGGAAAAGGGGAAACGCCCGTAGTGATGGTACATACCGACTGGACGTACACCGATACGGATAAATACCTCGGAATCAAAGGTGGCAAGGCAGGTTCGAGCCACGGACACATGGATGCCGGTTCGTTTGTGTACGACGCGTATGGAGTGCGCTGGTCAATGGATTTCGGTCTGCAAAGTTATACAACGCTCGAGTCGAAATTGTCAGCTTTGGGTGGTAATCTTTGGGATATGGGACAGAACTCGATGCGTTGGGATGTATTCCGCCTGAATAACTTGAATCATAGCACGATTTCAATCAACGACGCCCGTCACCGGGTAAATGGGGCGGCTACACTGACTACTACTATCAATACCGCTACGGAATTGGGAGCCACTTTCGATCTGACTGAAGTAGTGTCCGATCAGGCGGCGTCCGCTACCCGTACCGTGAAAATCGTGAACGATAAAGATTTAGTAGTCATGGATGAGATCAAGGCGAGAACAGATAAATCCGCCAAAGTGCGCTGGTGTATGGTGACGCCTGCCGTTCCGACGGTGGAAAGTAACCGCATTGTACTAACGAACGGAAGCAAAGTGATGTATCTCACAGCCAGCGGAAGCGTGAAGCCTACCTACAAGCAATGGAGTACCACCAGTGAGAACTCTTATGACCAGGCTAATCCGGGCACCTATATGGTCGGCTTTGAAGCAACGGTCACCGCCAATCAGACCGCCACATTTACCACAACCCTGTCCCCTAAATAAAAAAGAATGGAACGTATGAG
The DNA window shown above is from Bacteroides faecium and carries:
- a CDS encoding heparinase II/III domain-containing protein, yielding MKTILFKTIIIAFFVGTAVSCSDEDENRFRPGSTHEKPNPTEPEGGLDYSKLTADNHPRLLMNAEAFTALKAKVDANSSANLTLLHNTIMSVCNSKGMNATALTYKLDASNKRILDVSRDALLRIFTCAYAYRMTGDAKYLTKAETDMNAVCNFPDWNSKRHFLDVGEMATAVAFGYDWLYNELSAATRTKAANALLKFAFQQAQNKNWNLNFYEATNNWNQVCNGGLVCAALASYENNPSEAKDMIEKALESNKPALEVMYSPDGNYPEGSGYWCYGTLYQVLMLAALNSTLGTDNGLSDTPGFSKTAEYMLYMTGLNSKFFNYSDCAPSSTAALASWWFADKYSNPSLLYNELKMLKNGEYASCAENRLLPMIMAFANNLNLDAISAPSNKLWSGKGETPVVMVHTDWTYTDTDKYLGIKGGKAGSSHGHMDAGSFVYDAYGVRWSMDFGLQSYTTLESKLSALGGNLWDMGQNSMRWDVFRLNNLNHSTISINDARHRVNGAATLTTTINTATELGATFDLTEVVSDQAASATRTVKIVNDKDLVVMDEIKARTDKSAKVRWCMVTPAVPTVESNRIVLTNGSKVMYLTASGSVKPTYKQWSTTSENSYDQANPGTYMVGFEATVTANQTATFTTTLSPK
- a CDS encoding heparinase II/III domain-containing protein — encoded protein: MKKILLLLLIFVSGCTGVVAQQFDYGKIAPHPRLLLPAGGEEAIRKAIAEYPPLATVHQRIMEHCDRTLTEPPVERIKEGKRLLAISRIALKRIYYLSYAYRMTGERKYALRAEQEMLAVSRFTDWNPTHFLDVGEMVMALAIGYDWLYDSLQPDTRRVVREAIIAKGFDAAKNTRHAWFYTAKNNWNSVCNSGLAYGALALFEEIPEVSKGIIEKCMETNPKAMVGYGPDGGYPEGFGYWGYGTSFQVMLIAALESAFGTDNGLSQAPGFMESARFMQYMTAPGGDCFCFSDSPVEAECNMMMFWFAGKAKDLSLLWIERQYLDRADMPFAEDRLLPSLMVFCSQLDLKHIGKPKKNFWFSRGDTPVFIYRGGWDSKEDTYLGVKGGSPSTSHAHMDAGSFIFERDGVRWAMDLGMQSYITLESKGVDLWNMSQNGQRWEVFRLSNVAHNTLTINGERHLVESNAPITRTFESKKQKGAEVDLSSVFANSVKKAVRTVILDRKDHLEVTDRLQTGDKEAAVSWIMVTPAEAKITGKNRMELTKDGQRMLLTVDADTEVEMKTWSNVPPHEYDFRNPGTIRVGFETVIPANRAVQLKVRLIPLK